actccctccgtcccaccattttagtctcttattccattttgagatgtcccaaaaagatagtccacttttctaattaatactatataaaaatattatttttacttaattaaccttatttaatgcttcacttaaatgtgaaaaggatgtgtgaaaataataaataagggtataaaagataaaaatataaaaattaaatgcattttcttaatatgtgtgaaaaatgggaggggactaaaatggtgggacgaagggagtactttTTATCCTTTTCTGTACTTACCTTTCTCTTTCACCAAGAGTAAACCTTAATCACCATTGTTTATTCCTCTTTGGAAGAATCTACCTTTCCATTGCTGACGACTTTATTACTGTTCCAGAAGCTAGAGAACTCAACCAAGACCGCAGATATCAAGAAATATCACAAACACATACAACAACATACTCAGAACAAGACACTGAGCCAGGTTCACATTCCATTAAAGTTCTCTTTATTTCAAAGCATGTATCTCCCTTGAATCTCTACAAGAACTAGACTTAGACCTTTAACTCTTAGATCGCAACAGAAGACACCTTGGCATGATTTTTGTACCTCTTTACACTgctttaataataaaaaaaaaggatgGGAAGAAATTAGAA
The sequence above is a segment of the Salvia miltiorrhiza cultivar Shanhuang (shh) unplaced genomic scaffold, IMPLAD_Smil_shh fragScaff_scaffold_108:::fragment_2:::debris, whole genome shotgun sequence genome. Coding sequences within it:
- the LOC131002331 gene encoding uncharacterized protein LOC131002331 isoform X2, whose protein sequence is MALLLSVSFSMPHCHRQTQFQASHSSRLTGGRLLNSLTSRTEARELNQDRRYQEISQTHTTTYSEQDTEPGSHSIKVLFISKHVSPLNLYKN